The genomic DNA TGGTTACCCTCTTTTTTTATTAATCCATCTTGTTCTAATAATCGAATGGCTTCTCTAATTGGACTTCTGCTCACACCAAGATTTTCAGCTAGAGAAGCTTCTATAACCGGTTCACCAGGACAAAAAACACCATCGATAATTTTTTTTCTTAACACTTTATATACTTGAACATGAAGTGGAGAATTCTTTTCAATTTTCTTCATTATAATCACCCTTTATCATTCCATCCTTATTATCATCCTTCTTACAGTTTTTTTATGAACCATATACTATAGTTGGTAATAGCATCGAAATAATTGGGATAAAAGTTATGATTAGAAGTGCTACAAATGTTACCCAAAAAAATTGCATTAAGCCTGGAAGCATTTCATTCATCTTTAAGCGGGTTATACTGTTTGCAACGAAGATGTTTAAACCGAATGGTGGAGTAAATGTTCCTATTGCTAAGTTCAGTACCATTACAATCCCGAGATGAATAGGATCTATACCTAGTGTGGTTGCACTAGAAAGAATTAATGGAGCGATAACAATTAAAGCAATGGTTGAATCTACAAACATTCCGATAAGGAGAAGCGATAAATTTAAAAAGATTAGAAATGTCCATGGAGATGTAAAGGTTTCTGCTACAAATCCTGCGAGCATATGAGGTGCCTGACCTATAGTAAGGACCCAACCTAAGGCAGAAGCTGCAGCAACTAATATCATTACTTGTGCAGATGTTTTTGCTGAATCAAGACTTAACTGAAATAGCTTTTTCCATGTTATCTCTTTATAGACAAACAGCCCAACAAAGATTGCATAGATTGCTGATACACCAGCTGCCTCTGTCGGAGTGAATATTCCAAAGGATATACCACCAATAATGATGAGAGGGACTGCTAAAGACCAAGATGCTTCTTTAATAGCTTTGTAGATTTCCCTTGAAGAAGAACGCTCGCCTCTTGGGAATTTTTTGAATCTTGAATAAAGATAGATATATAGAAGAAGGAAAACACCGAAAAATACGCCTGCACCTAAACCAGCTAAAAATAATGAGCCCACAGATGTATTTGTTGCACTAGCATACAAGATAATGGTAATACTAGGTGGGATTACTAATGATACTGCACCAGATTGAATAATAAGGCCACTAGCGAATTTTTTCGGGTATCCCTGCTTTAAAAGCTCTGGATACATTATTCTGCCTATCGCAATTACGGTGGCAGGACTAGATCCTGATAAAGCACCGAAAAACATTGCTGCTGTTTGTGTGGCCATTGCCATACCACCATATAAATGACCAACAAGTGCCCTTGCAAAATTTAATATTCTCCTCGATAACCCTCCTACATCCATTGCATTTGCTGCTAGAATAAAGAATGGTAACGCCATAAGTACAAATTTATCAATCCCCCCAAAGATTCTTTGAACTGCAACCATTGAATCTATATCGGTAAAGAATATAAGAGACAAAAAGGTACTCAAAATTAATGATATGTATATTGGTACACCTAAAAGTAGCATCGCAAATAAGAGAACAATAATAGCAACTAACATATATCTGACTCCTTAATTTGGTGTATTTAATAAGTCTTTTCTACGAAACAAATGAACTAGCAGCTGGATGTATCTAATGACCAATAAACAACCTGAAAGAGGAATGATTAGGTATACGATTGAAAAATTGATTCCTAATCCTGAACTCTTTTGCCCTGTTTGTGAACTGAAATCAACCAACAGGTAACTATACCAAACCAACATAAAGCTAAATATGATTGCTACTACATAAATAATTGCCATGAGGAGCTTATATGATTTCCCTTTTAGTAGTTGGGGTATAAACTCAATACTCATATGTTCACTTTCTCTAGCACATACACTCATTCCAACAAATGTTACCCATATTAAGAGATAGCGAATTAATTCTTCTGACCAAATTAAACCCGATCCCATTACCCTAAGAATGACATTTACTATTACCAGCAAGGTAGCTATCAATATGCTCATTGCTATAAATATATCTTCAATTCTATTTAGTATTTTCACTAGTATCCCCCCATCGGATTTTCGTGTAACAACCTTAAAAAAATAAAGGAGAAATTAGGGTTACTCTTAACTCGTAGGTATTATGTTTTGAGTTTCCCTAATTTTCAATAGCTGTTTTCTAGTAGATTATTGTTTTTGAGGTGATTATATTGATTGGAATTTAGGAGTGTGACTCCTGCACCGCAGAAAGCACACACCTGGAGTTTCAATCAACCTACCTTAGTTAAATAGCAACAAAGGTTACGAAACAGCCTTTTCTATAAATCCATAGATTAAACAAGAAATACTAGTTATTGAATTCCTAATTCTTTATAAATGATGTCTAATAGCTCCTTTTTCTCAGGGGTATTGCTAAATTCTTTGTGCAAAGGTAAGGATAATTCCACAAATTCGTTTCTTTGTTCTTCAGAAAGTGTATGAACTTCAAGTCCTAGTTCTGGAAATTCTTTTATTCGAGTGTCTGACATTTCCTGTGTTAAATCACGGGCATAGATTCTTGATTCTTCTTCAGATTCCATAATGATTTGTTGGAACTCCGGACTTAATCCATTAAACCAATCAAGGTTAGCTACAATCATATAAAATTGGTAGCCATGTTCAGTTATTGATAAATGGTCCTGGACCTCATAGAGTTTGTTAGAACTAATTGTTTCTAATGGGTTTTCCTGTGCATCAACGACCCCTTGCTGCAAGGCATTATATAGCTCCGCAAATTCAATAGGTACAGGATTTGCTCCGTATGTTTCATATGTTTTAATTAAAATCTCAGAAGGTATAACTCTCATATTTTTCCCACTTAAATCTGAGGGAGTAAGGATAGGGTCACCTTTACTTGTCATTGACTTAAAGCCCCCTGCCCAAAAACCAAATCCCTTAAATTTAACTGCCTCGAGATGATCTAATGCTTTTGTACCTGCCTCCCCTGATAATACCTCCCAAATCTGATCCTCATTATTAGGCCATAAGAATGGATATTCAAAAACTTGAAGAGTTTCTGCATTAAAGGAGGTAACAGTTGAAAGCAATGTTTGGGTCATATGTATGGTACCTAGTTGAACCTGTTCTGTTTGCTCTCTTATTGCACCTAGCTGAAGGTTCGGATATAATTCTACTTTAATTTTCCCTTCCGATTTTTCCTCGACAAGCTCCTTGAATTTTTCAGCACCTACTGTTAATGGATGATCTGGTGGAGTCATACCTGCCAATTTAATCGTTAGACTTTCTGCTTGACTACCTGTATTTTCATTCCCAGCACCTGTGGTAGATGATGAATTGCCACATCCGGTTAAAAATAGGATTAGAATGAGTGTAAGACTAACTATTTTAGGGTAACTAAGCTTTATTCTCTTCATGATAAATCCTCCCTCTATAAATGTTGATCTATCAACGGTTTACCCCGTTGGTGGGGTGTCAAAAAAATATTTTTCGACACGTTCCCTAACAATATTTTTATATTATGTTAATCTATCCCAACACATGGGTACGCTACGCGGTCACTACTGGATAATAGTGGTAAGTAGTGTTGGAGAATTATGTGATGCACAATGGATCTCTGCGTAGCTTATGATGACGTACCCTCCCATGTCTCTGGGCATCAATGTGCCTACATTCCTTCGTTCGGTCTAGTCATAAGGCAGAGGCTAGCGAAGCTCCTATAGGGACTCAAGGTCGAATGGAAAAAATATTGCCAGCTTCTCCGTGTCATCCTGTTGTCTAGGTCTGTTAAGGGGATGTAGAACTTTACATAGCCTCTGCGAGACTAGGAATATCCTTCATCATTCGCTGAGCGTCAAACGCTTTGTGCTTTGTACATATTCCATGTAACACTTTTAATAGTTTTCCGCATAGTACCACGATAGATTGCTTCTTGCGTAACGGATTATCCTTACGGCTTGTGTAATACTCATGTAGTTTTCTAAAGGCTTCATTATGGCGAATCATCGGCATCATTACCCGGAAAAGGAGGGCGCGAAGCCTTCTTCTGCCTCTTTTGGAAATGCGTTTTTGTCCTTTATGCTGCCCAGAGGAATTTTCACGTAATGTTAGTCCCGCAAGTTTAATGATTTGGCGTGGATCTCTATAGTGTGAAAAGCTACCGATTTCAGCTAATAAATCGACAATTGTGATATCTCCAAGTGCTTGAACCGTTGAGAGCCATTCGTACTCTACGGATGTTTGTGTAAGTTCAACTAAGTGCTGTGTAATACTTTCAATATCTTGTTCCAACTGGTGGTAACGGCGAACGAGTGTGGCGATTTCAATACGGGCCATCTCACGTCCCTCTGTTACTCCTATGGAGTTAGCAGCGACTTCAATGAGACGCATTGCTTTCGGTCTCTGGGGGGATTTGAGTCCCTCAACCTGACGATAAAGAGTTAAAACTTCATCGGGTTGTTTCTGATGAAGATCACTTGGAAATGGGGTACATTCAAGTACAGCCATAGCCATTTTTCCGAATGACGGAAACACCTGGGTAAACTCAGGAAAATAGCGATCTAACCAGCGAATCATCATATTTTTGACAGCTCCAAGTTCCTCTGTCAACTTACTTCTAAAGGTTGCGCCCACACGGAGTTCGGCTTCCATGTCTTTCAATATACGTGGATAACTGAAGCGTCCATCTTTTATAAGACGAGCGATTACTAGCGCATCTTTACGATCATGTTTGGTTGGTAGATTGTCGTCTAACTCTTTTGATCGCTTGACGTGCATAGGGTTGGCCATAACTAGGGGGATGCCTCGTTCTTCTAGAAAATAGGCTAAATTGAGCCAGTAATGGCCAGTAGGTTCAATCCCGACGATAACTTCCGTTTTCTCTTGTTCTTTCATTTCACTTAGAACACATTGATAGAAAAGCTCAAACCCATCTCGAGATTGAGAAACAGAGAATGACTTTCGGAGCACCCGTCCACGATCATCCACAAAGCATGCGTAATGTGTACGTTTGGCAATGTCGATTCCAACAACAAGTGTTTTTTCGGTGACTTGATTTATCTTCTGGTTTTGTTTAAAATTCATATGGAGTCCTCCTTGGTTTACTAAGTTAGGGGTCATTTCGGTACACGATTTGACACCCCGTATCATACCAAGAGGGCTCTTTTTTGTTCAAGTCCCCGAAAATCCTTCTAACAGGAATGCTCCTATTTATTAAATGATCGTTTTGAATAACTCTAAAGCACAAATCCCATTTGTATGGTGTAGACAGTATGATGTAGACAGAGAACAGTGTACGTGTATTCTTTGTTATTTTTTGTTTATTTTTTATTTTCAAAAAATTAAAAACACAATTGGTTGAGTACATTTTACTTTTGTACCCAACCTTGTTTCAACTAATTAGGTACTATTTATCGAAAACACTTAATCTTATTCCCACATTTAATATAGTGAAAATAAATTATAAAAAAGCTATTTCTTCTTCTAGTTTATTTTCTAGCTTACTTCCCGGTTATCCTCCAAGCAATTGTTTCTGTTTCCGTATGCTCTACTACATCTTTCGCTTCCTGATGATTTTCATAGTCGCGATCTTCAATGATTCTACCTGGCACTGTCGTTACAAATTCTTCGTCAAACGGAAATGGATGAACAAGAAGTGTTCCATTCCCTTTAGCTTGGAGAGTTAAATTGATAGGATCACTTTTTTGTTTTGTTCTAATCGGACCTAATGTAATCTCATTTTCTATATTTGGATCATTTAAGCCCATAAATAATCCCATTCGATCCATCACTTGGAAAAATTCGTATTGCATCCATACATTATCTTCAAACTCGCTACGCTTTTGATTTTTTTTCCAATACTGAAGCTTTACATCCACCCACTCTTTTTGAATAGTAGAAACTGTTTCATCCATAAAATCTACTAAATCGTCAGCGACCTTGTATGTAAAAGTAGGATCATACCCGAATCTACTTGTATAAAGTCCAATCCAATGCATCCCCAACATCATCCCTGCATAGGGGTCCTGCTGTAATGTTTTACGATACCCTAACTCGTAAAATTCGACATGTTGTTTTAGATTTACATCCATAAAATTTCGCGGCCTTTTTTTATCAGGATTGAACAAAACCTCATCATCTGGTCCTTTCCAGCCTGAGTCATGCTTTTCAATTCCTAAACTTACAGATTCATGGTTTAACAGTTTCTCAAACTCTCCATTTCCCCATCTTCTTGCTACTTCACCCATTTGAATCGCGTGGTCATCCTGTCGAACTAACACTAGTTTGCCGTTCTGATTTGAGATAATCATTTGATTTTTTTCCTCACTTTCAATTTTTCCAGTTCCTCAATCACTTCATCAGTACTTATTACATCAGCATATTTTTGCTGCATATCAAACAAATTCATGGCATGAGTGGTAATCCCACGATCAAATACAGATTCTTCAGGTACGATTACCTTATAATTATAGGAAAATGCATCTACTACTGTTGCTCTTACACACCCGCTAGTCGTACAGCCTGTAACAATCACACTATCAACATTATATTTAGTTAATTGAGTTACTAAGGGAGTACCAAAAAATGCACTAGGCTTCTTTTTTGATAGAATAACTTCTCCCTTTAATGGTTGTAGCTCTTCAACAACCTTTGTACCTTTTGCACCCTCCAGCAACTCTGGATGGCTAAACAGCTGACCCTTTATCGCAACCCTGTCATTATTGCTGTCTTTATCTCCTTTAATAATTGTAAAGATAACAGGTATTTCAACCTCACGCGCTTTATCTAGCACTCTCTTAATCTGTGGAATGGCTTCCCAACTTACAGAACCACAGCTAGTAGGATATTTTTCGATTGATTTTTCAATTTCTTCTGATTTGTCGCCGGTAAATCCATATTGAACATCAACGATAATTAGCGCTGGCCTCTTTCCCAATCCATAACTTTTTCCTAGGCCAGCTCCACTATACACTCTTCCATCCCGCTCATCTAGAAATTTCTCCCATATCCTCGCCATTCAACTTCCCCCTATCCGTATGTAATAACCTTGTCACATTGGGCTGTCATCTCCACTAGTACACTAGGAGAACCTAATTCTATATTTTTGCCTTTTAAATCCTCTTCGGTTACACCTCTTGCCGCGCATGAAATCTGCGAAAGAACAATTCGGCCATTAGCACCTAGAATTTCATTGACCGAATTCCTTAATTCGGTAGCTGTTACTCCAACTCCTAATACTGAATCAAGGTTTTCATCTTTCATTAGACCAACTGCACTTCCAGCTAAGAACATAGATACTTGATGTCCATCCCTAAGTGCTGTTTTAGCAATTAAGAATGCTCGATCTGCCTGTGTTGGAGATTCAATACCATGTGTTAAATGAATAAACAAATGCATAAATAGTTCCCCTTTCTCTCTTTTCATTTTATGTTCAAATAATCATAACGCTCGATAGTTAGTACTCACTAACATAATATATTTATTTCACCAATAATATTCCAACTTCTATCTTGTATACGTATAAATAGTAGATAGATTTTGGGCAAAATTTC from Robertmurraya sp. FSL R5-0851 includes the following:
- a CDS encoding isochorismatase family protein; translation: MARIWEKFLDERDGRVYSGAGLGKSYGLGKRPALIIVDVQYGFTGDKSEEIEKSIEKYPTSCGSVSWEAIPQIKRVLDKAREVEIPVIFTIIKGDKDSNNDRVAIKGQLFSHPELLEGAKGTKVVEELQPLKGEVILSKKKPSAFFGTPLVTQLTKYNVDSVIVTGCTTSGCVRATVVDAFSYNYKVIVPEESVFDRGITTHAMNLFDMQQKYADVISTDEVIEELEKLKVRKKIK
- a CDS encoding TRAP transporter large permease produces the protein MLVAIIVLLFAMLLLGVPIYISLILSTFLSLIFFTDIDSMVAVQRIFGGIDKFVLMALPFFILAANAMDVGGLSRRILNFARALVGHLYGGMAMATQTAAMFFGALSGSSPATVIAIGRIMYPELLKQGYPKKFASGLIIQSGAVSLVIPPSITIILYASATNTSVGSLFLAGLGAGVFFGVFLLLYIYLYSRFKKFPRGERSSSREIYKAIKEASWSLAVPLIIIGGISFGIFTPTEAAGVSAIYAIFVGLFVYKEITWKKLFQLSLDSAKTSAQVMILVAAASALGWVLTIGQAPHMLAGFVAETFTSPWTFLIFLNLSLLLIGMFVDSTIALIVIAPLILSSATTLGIDPIHLGIVMVLNLAIGTFTPPFGLNIFVANSITRLKMNEMLPGLMQFFWVTFVALLIITFIPIISMLLPTIVYGS
- a CDS encoding DUF3891 family protein, with the translated sequence MIISNQNGKLVLVRQDDHAIQMGEVARRWGNGEFEKLLNHESVSLGIEKHDSGWKGPDDEVLFNPDKKRPRNFMDVNLKQHVEFYELGYRKTLQQDPYAGMMLGMHWIGLYTSRFGYDPTFTYKVADDLVDFMDETVSTIQKEWVDVKLQYWKKNQKRSEFEDNVWMQYEFFQVMDRMGLFMGLNDPNIENEITLGPIRTKQKSDPINLTLQAKGNGTLLVHPFPFDEEFVTTVPGRIIEDRDYENHQEAKDVVEHTETETIAWRITGK
- a CDS encoding DsrE family protein; this translates as MHLFIHLTHGIESPTQADRAFLIAKTALRDGHQVSMFLAGSAVGLMKDENLDSVLGVGVTATELRNSVNEILGANGRIVLSQISCAARGVTEEDLKGKNIELGSPSVLVEMTAQCDKVITYG
- a CDS encoding TRAP transporter substrate-binding protein; this translates as MKRIKLSYPKIVSLTLILILFLTGCGNSSSTTGAGNENTGSQAESLTIKLAGMTPPDHPLTVGAEKFKELVEEKSEGKIKVELYPNLQLGAIREQTEQVQLGTIHMTQTLLSTVTSFNAETLQVFEYPFLWPNNEDQIWEVLSGEAGTKALDHLEAVKFKGFGFWAGGFKSMTSKGDPILTPSDLSGKNMRVIPSEILIKTYETYGANPVPIEFAELYNALQQGVVDAQENPLETISSNKLYEVQDHLSITEHGYQFYMIVANLDWFNGLSPEFQQIIMESEEESRIYARDLTQEMSDTRIKEFPELGLEVHTLSEEQRNEFVELSLPLHKEFSNTPEKKELLDIIYKELGIQ
- a CDS encoding TRAP transporter small permease, translated to MKILNRIEDIFIAMSILIATLLVIVNVILRVMGSGLIWSEELIRYLLIWVTFVGMSVCARESEHMSIEFIPQLLKGKSYKLLMAIIYVVAIIFSFMLVWYSYLLVDFSSQTGQKSSGLGINFSIVYLIIPLSGCLLVIRYIQLLVHLFRRKDLLNTPN
- a CDS encoding IS110 family transposase; its protein translation is MNFKQNQKINQVTEKTLVVGIDIAKRTHYACFVDDRGRVLRKSFSVSQSRDGFELFYQCVLSEMKEQEKTEVIVGIEPTGHYWLNLAYFLEERGIPLVMANPMHVKRSKELDDNLPTKHDRKDALVIARLIKDGRFSYPRILKDMEAELRVGATFRSKLTEELGAVKNMMIRWLDRYFPEFTQVFPSFGKMAMAVLECTPFPSDLHQKQPDEVLTLYRQVEGLKSPQRPKAMRLIEVAANSIGVTEGREMARIEIATLVRRYHQLEQDIESITQHLVELTQTSVEYEWLSTVQALGDITIVDLLAEIGSFSHYRDPRQIIKLAGLTLRENSSGQHKGQKRISKRGRRRLRALLFRVMMPMIRHNEAFRKLHEYYTSRKDNPLRKKQSIVVLCGKLLKVLHGICTKHKAFDAQRMMKDIPSLAEAM